The Haladaptatus sp. R4 DNA segment GAGGGACTGGACTTCTACACCATCGAGAAAACCGTCTACGACAACTACTGAACCGTCCGTCACCTTCGGCTCTCCATCGTTCACCTCGCTTTTCTATTGGAATCGAAGACGTTTCGTCCATCGCGCGTTCTGATATCCAGAATGTTTATCACGGATGATTGTGTGTCCTCTGTTGACATGGACGCAAAACACCCGGTACAAACCACCGAAAAGACCCTCACGTTGGTCGAGGAGTTGATGCAACGGGGGTCGTGTGGCGTGACGGAACTCGCCGAGGGTTCGGGAATGGGAAAGAGCATGGTACACAACCATCTGACGACGCTCCGAAAACACGGCTACGTCGTCAAGTCCGGCGACGAATACCGACTCGGGTTGAAGTTCCTCGAAGTCGGTGGTCACATCCGGAAATCGATGGAACTCTACGAGGTCGCAGAACCGGAGATCAAATCGCTCGCCGACGAGACGAGTGAACTCGCCAACCTCCTCGTCGAAGAACAGGGAAAGGGTGTGTACCTGATGCGGGCCAAGGGTGCGAAGGCCGTCGATCTGGACACCCACGCGGGACTTCGAACGTACCTCCACACGACGGGTCTCGGGAAGGCAATTCTCGCC contains these protein-coding regions:
- a CDS encoding IclR family transcriptional regulator, which translates into the protein MDAKHPVQTTEKTLTLVEELMQRGSCGVTELAEGSGMGKSMVHNHLTTLRKHGYVVKSGDEYRLGLKFLEVGGHIRKSMELYEVAEPEIKSLADETSELANLLVEEQGKGVYLMRAKGAKAVDLDTHAGLRTYLHTTGLGKAILAHLPEERVEGIIERYGLPRVTPQSVGSREELYETLENIRNRGYAIDDGERLEGLRCIAAPVKASSNEVLGAISVSAPASRVSDDDLHGELSKRVLNAANVIELNINY